The following coding sequences lie in one Candidatus Nitrospira allomarina genomic window:
- a CDS encoding ABC transporter substrate-binding protein, whose product MRISFQERRDLSHNQSPVCSPIGSAKRMLHGFQMNWRLWLMVLGLMSIVGCTESLPDYTLRFGLANSPTNLDPRYATDATSARLNRLLYSRLVDFGEGTIPIPALATWRELSPIHYRFDLQEPRPLFHNGARLSANDVKATYASILNPATASPHRGILQIITRIDTPTENTVDFFLKRPDSLFPGYLVIGILPANLIARGYPFHDHPIGSGPFQFLERPDDTRLVIERQADGQRVEFLRIPDPTVRTLKLLANEIHLLQNDLPPELVTYLSAHKAITLQQRQGANFAYLGFNQLDPVVGQELVRKAIAHAIDREHIIQYVLRGRARVAQTLFPPEHWAGHASLSGYAYDPEEAKRLLKEAGYDHDHRPTITYKTSTDPFRLRLATIIQYQLDQVGIDVSIQSHDWGTFYGDIKSGRFQMYSLAWVGVKSPDIFRYAFHSDAIPPVGANRGHFADVVADRLMMQAEQTLNRQEQQTLYRTLQARLLETLPYVPLWFEDHYALASTTITGYQLSADGNFDGLSQVRWMGPPSVPPTHFARLYP is encoded by the coding sequence ATGAGGATTTCTTTCCAAGAACGTCGCGATCTCAGCCATAATCAATCCCCCGTGTGTTCCCCTATCGGTTCTGCCAAAAGAATGCTTCATGGCTTTCAGATGAACTGGCGATTATGGCTGATGGTTTTGGGCCTCATGTCAATTGTTGGCTGCACTGAATCGCTTCCTGATTACACGCTGCGTTTTGGGTTAGCCAATTCGCCGACGAATTTAGATCCGCGTTATGCCACGGATGCCACTTCGGCTCGACTCAATCGGCTGCTGTATTCGCGCCTAGTGGACTTCGGCGAGGGCACGATCCCGATTCCAGCTTTGGCCACGTGGCGTGAACTCTCTCCCATCCATTATCGATTCGACTTACAAGAACCGAGGCCGCTCTTCCACAATGGGGCACGACTCTCCGCTAACGATGTCAAAGCCACCTATGCCTCCATTCTGAATCCTGCCACGGCATCTCCACATCGCGGTATTTTGCAAATTATCACCCGGATCGACACGCCGACGGAGAATACCGTCGATTTCTTTCTGAAGCGGCCCGATTCATTATTTCCCGGCTATTTAGTTATCGGCATTCTCCCCGCAAACCTTATTGCCAGGGGGTACCCCTTCCATGACCACCCCATAGGCAGCGGGCCCTTTCAATTTCTCGAACGTCCCGATGACACCCGGCTTGTTATCGAGCGACAAGCAGATGGTCAACGTGTTGAATTTTTAAGAATTCCCGATCCGACCGTTCGAACCCTCAAGCTGTTGGCAAACGAAATTCATCTCCTTCAAAATGATCTCCCCCCTGAGCTAGTCACATATCTGTCCGCCCACAAGGCCATTACCTTGCAACAGCGTCAAGGGGCAAATTTTGCCTACCTGGGATTCAATCAGTTAGATCCTGTGGTCGGTCAAGAACTGGTACGGAAGGCTATCGCCCATGCCATCGATCGTGAGCACATTATTCAATACGTATTGAGAGGACGAGCCAGGGTCGCGCAAACGCTCTTTCCTCCGGAGCATTGGGCTGGGCATGCATCCTTATCAGGGTACGCCTACGATCCGGAGGAGGCAAAACGCCTATTGAAGGAAGCCGGATATGATCATGACCATCGGCCGACCATCACCTATAAAACCTCAACTGACCCCTTTCGATTGCGCCTGGCCACGATCATTCAATACCAACTCGACCAGGTTGGAATTGATGTCTCCATCCAAAGCCACGATTGGGGCACATTTTACGGCGACATCAAATCCGGCCGATTCCAAATGTATAGCCTGGCCTGGGTCGGTGTGAAATCTCCGGATATTTTCCGGTACGCCTTTCATAGTGACGCCATCCCTCCCGTCGGCGCCAACCGTGGTCACTTTGCAGATGTGGTGGCGGATCGTCTCATGATGCAAGCCGAACAGACCCTGAACAGGCAGGAGCAGCAGACATTGTATCGAACCCTTCAAGCCCGTCTCCTGGAGACCCTTCCGTATGTGCCTCTCTGGTTTGAAGACCATTATGCTCTGGCGTCCACCACCATCACCGGATATCAATTGAGTGCCGATGGCAATTTTGACGGACTCAGTCAGGTCCGGTGGATGGGACCTCCCTCAGTTCCCCCCACACACTTCGCACGGCTTTACCCATGA
- a CDS encoding AAA family ATPase, with amino-acid sequence MSSAATMTSHGNATTQPHSARSLTAPTTIEETGLPEELLVQLLVRTLYTQGELTERSAGEIMKLPYGVMRELFILIQREKLCEVKGHGESLGVLLRYVLTEAGRQRATAFMDLCRYVGPAPVPLNQYINMIKSQPVNSLTIDRRTVTAATEHLVLTPGTVDQLGEAVNSGWAIFLYGPPGNGKTVLAEAIGKMLEAVGGGEVYIPYAMEVDGQIIQVFDPITHVKVDAPQEAARSLIEAKVEKDTRWVLCKRPIEFAGGELTMATLDLSFNASAKYYKAPPHIKANGGVFLIDDFGRQLVRPRDLLNRWIVPLEKRVDYLTLHTGKVFQIPFDTIVLFATNLEPAKLADEAFLRRIRNKIYIADPTPERFTQIFEEVCKKKGVPYDPEAVQYLLDGVYVKYQLNMRSCHPRDLIEQIVSIAKFNGVPPTLSKTFIDRACHTYFFVEAAEYDQNTSQ; translated from the coding sequence ATGAGTTCGGCTGCCACGATGACCTCTCATGGAAATGCGACGACCCAACCTCACAGCGCCCGCTCCCTAACGGCTCCGACCACGATTGAAGAGACCGGATTGCCGGAGGAATTGCTTGTACAGCTTCTGGTCAGAACTCTCTACACCCAAGGAGAACTCACCGAGCGATCGGCCGGGGAGATTATGAAATTGCCTTACGGAGTCATGAGGGAGCTGTTCATCCTTATCCAACGGGAGAAGTTGTGCGAGGTCAAGGGACATGGGGAGTCTCTTGGAGTGTTACTCCGGTATGTGTTGACGGAAGCCGGTCGTCAGAGAGCCACGGCTTTTATGGATCTGTGCCGGTATGTGGGACCGGCTCCTGTTCCCCTCAATCAGTATATCAACATGATCAAAAGTCAGCCCGTGAATAGTTTAACCATAGACCGACGTACCGTGACAGCGGCCACGGAACATCTGGTCTTGACTCCTGGCACCGTGGACCAACTCGGGGAAGCCGTCAATTCCGGCTGGGCCATTTTTTTGTATGGGCCTCCTGGAAACGGGAAAACGGTTTTGGCCGAGGCCATTGGAAAGATGTTGGAAGCGGTAGGCGGGGGAGAAGTTTATATCCCCTATGCCATGGAAGTCGATGGCCAAATCATTCAAGTGTTCGATCCGATCACTCACGTTAAAGTCGACGCTCCACAAGAAGCGGCCAGATCCTTAATTGAAGCCAAAGTGGAAAAAGATACCCGCTGGGTGCTGTGTAAGCGTCCGATCGAGTTTGCCGGCGGTGAGTTGACGATGGCCACGCTGGATCTCTCTTTTAATGCGTCCGCGAAATATTACAAGGCGCCTCCTCACATTAAAGCCAATGGCGGGGTGTTTCTGATTGACGACTTCGGACGACAATTGGTCCGTCCGCGAGATTTGCTCAACCGATGGATTGTGCCGTTGGAAAAGCGGGTGGATTATCTGACCTTGCATACGGGAAAGGTCTTTCAGATTCCCTTCGATACGATTGTCTTGTTTGCCACGAATCTGGAACCGGCCAAGTTGGCGGATGAAGCGTTCCTTCGCCGCATCAGAAATAAAATCTACATTGCCGATCCGACCCCCGAACGGTTCACGCAGATTTTTGAAGAAGTCTGCAAGAAAAAGGGGGTGCCGTATGATCCTGAAGCCGTGCAGTATTTATTGGATGGTGTGTATGTCAAGTATCAATTAAATATGCGGAGTTGCCATCCCAGGGATTTGATCGAGCAGATTGTCAGTATTGCAAAATTTAACGGAGTGCCGCCGACCCTCTCCAAAACGTTTATCGATCGGGCTTGCCATACCTATTTCTTTGTAGAGGCAGCCGAATACGATCAGAACACGAGTCAGTAA
- a CDS encoding SMP-30/gluconolactonase/LRE family protein yields the protein MWKRILPALVLLFLVLNVGTLLAQNSLPIVESEAKFEQVFSGGFWLESPAVAPDGSVYFSDIPHTSVSGMQAGRIWRYDPRTGVTTIFRSPSGMANGIVFDARGDMIVAEGADFGGRRITHTEMSTGKSHTVAALYKGNRFNAPNDLTIDARGRIYFTDPRYTGHEPIEQPVMGIYRIDPDGSVHLLAANLWQPNGLAVSPDQKTLYVVEVGTYNTNILEKPPVVGGPPSAVHAYDLLDDGSLRYRSMVVTFPTGTWGDGMTVDREGNIYVGVGGPPGNNGVHIYTPSGQGLAFLATEETAVNLDFGRGADANFLYVVCARFPSGSGPWTPPSSNGLYRIRLRTE from the coding sequence ATGTGGAAACGTATATTGCCAGCCCTCGTGCTCTTGTTTTTAGTGTTGAACGTCGGGACGCTTCTCGCTCAGAATTCATTGCCCATCGTGGAATCCGAAGCCAAGTTCGAGCAGGTGTTCAGCGGTGGATTCTGGCTTGAGAGCCCGGCTGTCGCTCCGGACGGTTCGGTCTACTTCTCAGACATTCCACACACCAGTGTGAGCGGGATGCAGGCCGGTCGTATCTGGCGGTATGACCCACGCACGGGAGTGACGACCATTTTCCGCTCACCGAGTGGGATGGCGAATGGCATCGTGTTTGATGCCCGCGGCGACATGATCGTGGCCGAAGGTGCCGACTTCGGTGGCCGCAGGATAACGCACACGGAGATGAGCACAGGCAAGAGCCACACCGTTGCCGCTCTTTACAAGGGGAATCGGTTCAACGCTCCAAACGACCTGACGATCGATGCTCGCGGGAGGATCTACTTCACCGATCCGCGATACACCGGCCATGAGCCCATCGAGCAACCGGTGATGGGCATCTATCGGATTGACCCTGACGGAAGCGTGCATCTTCTTGCGGCCAATCTGTGGCAGCCAAACGGCCTCGCCGTCTCGCCCGATCAGAAGACGCTCTACGTCGTTGAGGTTGGAACCTATAACACCAATATCCTGGAGAAGCCTCCGGTTGTTGGCGGTCCACCGAGCGCGGTTCACGCGTATGATCTCCTGGACGACGGCTCTCTTCGCTATCGAAGCATGGTGGTGACATTTCCTACGGGGACCTGGGGTGACGGGATGACTGTGGATAGAGAGGGGAACATCTACGTGGGCGTCGGTGGCCCTCCTGGTAACAATGGGGTCCACATCTACACACCGAGTGGGCAAGGACTCGCTTTTCTGGCGACCGAGGAGACGGCCGTGAATCTTGATTTTGGGCGGGGTGCCGACGCCAATTTTCTGTATGTGGTGTGCGCCCGGTTTCCCTCTGGTTCGGGACCGTGGACTCCACCCTCCAGTAACGGCCTGTACCGCATCCGGCTTCGAACGGAGTAG
- a CDS encoding RpiB/LacA/LacB family sugar-phosphate isomerase — MKIGVGADPFGLGLKEAVKRHVLALGHVCVDLGGTTDEARPYYEVAHELAGKVSSGECDRGILLCGTGIGMAIIANKHPNVYAAVCEDPSTATKARSINNANVLTMGGMLTASYKAKEIVDAFLITEFKSGWDDEIQAFLDRSMVDIQRIESEEFKD, encoded by the coding sequence ATGAAAATTGGAGTCGGAGCAGATCCTTTTGGCCTGGGACTGAAAGAGGCCGTGAAGCGACATGTCCTGGCACTCGGTCATGTGTGCGTAGATTTGGGCGGGACAACGGATGAAGCACGTCCCTATTATGAAGTCGCTCATGAACTGGCCGGAAAAGTGAGTTCAGGTGAGTGTGATCGCGGTATCCTGCTTTGCGGTACCGGGATAGGCATGGCGATCATTGCGAACAAGCATCCGAATGTCTATGCCGCGGTGTGCGAAGATCCTTCCACTGCAACCAAAGCCCGATCAATCAACAATGCCAACGTGCTCACCATGGGTGGCATGCTTACGGCATCTTACAAAGCCAAGGAGATCGTTGATGCGTTTCTGATAACTGAATTCAAGAGCGGGTGGGATGATGAGATCCAAGCTTTTCTTGACCGTTCGATGGTCGATATACAGCGGATTGAGTCCGAGGAATTCAAGGATTGA
- a CDS encoding zinc-binding alcohol dehydrogenase family protein: protein MKAVAYKTPGPIDREDALQDITLETPKAEGRDLLVKIIAVSVNPVDTKLRLRAAPEGDWGVLGFDASGVVEAVGPEVRNFKSGDAVFYAGSIARPGTNSEYHLVDERIVGRKPAKLSDTEAAALPLTAITAWEMLFDRLAVKRPTPQGGNVILVIGGAGGVGSITIQLLRALTDLTVIATASRPETQDWVRECGAHHVIDHRQPLATQVEALGLGAPGFVFSTTQTGQHLADIVGLIAPQGRFGLIDDPDVLNVMPFKLKAVSIHWEMMFTRSLFGTPDMAEQGKLLNEVAALVDAGRIRSTATEVAGKIAAATLRAVHAQLESGSARGKIVLEGF from the coding sequence ATGAAAGCCGTTGCCTACAAAACACCTGGTCCGATTGACCGTGAGGACGCCCTGCAGGATATCACCCTTGAGACACCCAAAGCTGAAGGCCGTGATCTGCTCGTCAAGATCATCGCGGTGTCGGTCAACCCCGTGGACACCAAATTGCGCCTCCGTGCTGCGCCCGAAGGCGATTGGGGGGTCCTTGGATTTGATGCCTCCGGCGTTGTCGAGGCCGTGGGGCCTGAGGTGCGAAATTTCAAATCGGGCGATGCGGTTTTTTATGCCGGATCCATCGCACGACCCGGCACCAACAGCGAATATCACCTTGTCGATGAACGCATCGTTGGCCGAAAACCCGCCAAATTAAGTGACACGGAGGCCGCAGCTCTTCCGCTCACGGCGATTACCGCCTGGGAAATGTTGTTTGACCGGCTCGCTGTCAAACGCCCGACTCCGCAGGGAGGCAACGTCATTTTAGTCATTGGTGGCGCAGGTGGGGTCGGCTCGATCACCATTCAGCTTCTGCGGGCATTGACCGATCTCACGGTGATCGCCACCGCCTCGCGTCCTGAAACCCAGGATTGGGTGCGCGAATGCGGCGCCCATCACGTGATTGACCACCGCCAGCCTTTAGCAACTCAGGTTGAGGCACTGGGTCTCGGCGCTCCGGGGTTTGTGTTCTCAACGACTCAGACCGGTCAGCATCTAGCTGATATCGTCGGACTGATTGCGCCGCAGGGCCGTTTTGGCCTGATCGATGACCCGGACGTGCTCAACGTCATGCCCTTCAAGCTCAAGGCCGTGTCAATTCATTGGGAAATGATGTTCACGCGTTCGCTCTTTGGCACACCGGATATGGCGGAGCAGGGCAAGCTGTTGAACGAAGTGGCCGCACTGGTCGATGCGGGACGCATCCGTTCCACCGCGACCGAAGTCGCCGGCAAGATCGCTGCGGCGACGCTGCGGGCGGTGCATGCGCAGCTCGAAAGCGGCTCTGCGCGGGGCAAGATTGTGCTAGAAGGGTTTTGA
- a CDS encoding TM0106 family RecB-like putative nuclease → MARQRITAQDLYNYTKCLHRVYLDSNGDPSEKSEVSSFVKLLWEVGLQTERDYITSLGDQEIVDLQNLAVEPAFQETLLAMKHGAPVIYQGCLIHEHFVGRPDLLLKREDGASRFGGYLYEPIDIKAGKGWEETDGKKPKFKEHYAFQILFYRLLLEQIQGIVPAGGRIINVDKQLEEFDPALFEERFTQAMQDVQQLVSGDETSEPVLGSHCTMCGWFSRCYRWVKDQSDPTGLFFVGKQKFALREQGLRTIQDIAGMDVQTYLKPPHKIPRMGKVSLTRMKERAQVLLEGKPRIRSGYRFPEVDREIYFDIEDDPTRGVTYLFGMVIQDGKRPSHFTYFLAKRPEDEEQTVRDFWQFIQSTEHAVYYVYSHKERSTLKRLMEKYDLDADTFEKYKSCEFDLYQDLIVEYSDWPTFSYGIKHIAKLIGFQWRDLDPSGANSIAWYNDYLSDPANEALLNRILEYNEDDCYAMAAITQYFEHHAHKTQGMAKKLAP, encoded by the coding sequence ATGGCCCGGCAACGAATCACCGCCCAAGACCTCTATAACTACACCAAGTGTCTGCATCGCGTGTATCTGGATAGCAACGGCGATCCCTCCGAAAAATCCGAGGTCAGCTCATTTGTGAAATTGTTGTGGGAAGTGGGGTTGCAGACTGAACGGGATTATATTACTTCGCTCGGCGATCAGGAGATCGTGGACCTGCAAAATCTTGCGGTAGAGCCGGCATTTCAGGAAACCCTGTTGGCCATGAAGCATGGAGCCCCTGTGATTTACCAAGGCTGTCTGATTCATGAGCACTTTGTGGGGCGACCGGATCTGTTATTAAAACGTGAGGACGGGGCGTCTCGCTTTGGCGGATATCTTTATGAGCCGATTGATATTAAGGCTGGAAAAGGTTGGGAAGAAACGGACGGCAAGAAACCCAAGTTTAAAGAACATTACGCGTTTCAGATTTTGTTTTATCGGCTGTTACTTGAGCAGATTCAGGGAATCGTTCCAGCGGGTGGCCGGATTATTAATGTGGACAAACAGCTTGAAGAATTTGATCCGGCTCTCTTTGAAGAACGGTTTACCCAGGCCATGCAGGACGTTCAGCAATTGGTGTCCGGAGACGAGACTTCGGAGCCGGTGCTGGGAAGTCACTGTACCATGTGCGGATGGTTTAGCCGATGCTATCGATGGGTAAAAGACCAGTCCGATCCCACCGGTTTATTTTTTGTGGGTAAGCAAAAGTTTGCGCTCCGGGAGCAGGGGCTTCGGACGATTCAAGATATTGCTGGCATGGATGTGCAAACCTATCTCAAGCCGCCTCATAAGATTCCGCGAATGGGAAAAGTCTCCTTGACCCGGATGAAAGAGCGGGCGCAGGTTCTGTTAGAGGGAAAGCCGAGGATACGCTCCGGCTATAGGTTCCCGGAGGTTGATCGGGAGATCTATTTTGATATTGAAGATGACCCGACCCGTGGCGTCACCTATCTGTTCGGAATGGTAATTCAGGATGGGAAAAGACCCTCTCATTTCACCTATTTTTTGGCTAAAAGGCCCGAAGATGAAGAGCAGACGGTTAGGGATTTCTGGCAATTTATTCAATCGACGGAACATGCTGTGTATTATGTGTATTCCCATAAGGAGCGATCGACGCTGAAACGTCTGATGGAAAAATATGATCTGGATGCCGATACGTTTGAAAAATATAAGTCCTGTGAATTTGATTTGTATCAAGACCTCATTGTGGAATATTCTGACTGGCCGACCTTTTCTTATGGGATTAAACATATCGCCAAGTTAATCGGGTTTCAGTGGAGAGACCTGGACCCGTCCGGGGCCAACTCCATTGCCTGGTATAACGATTATTTATCGGATCCAGCCAATGAAGCGCTGTTGAATAGAATTCTGGAATATAACGAGGATGATTGCTATGCCATGGCAGCCATCACACAATATTTTGAACATCACGCCCACAAGACTCAGGGAATGGCTAAAAAGCTGGCGCCTTGA
- a CDS encoding response regulator — MAATVLVVDDEKDLVELVKYHLEKEGLKCLEARDGETALQMARERTPDLMVLDLMLPGVDGLEVCRKLRKDPKTSSIAIIMLTAKAEEVDRIVGLEMGADDYMVKPFSPRELLARVKAVLRRGQGQDMPALKRIGTLEVDEGKHQVTVDGTVVELTVKEFDLLCALMRANGRVLNREQILETVWGYSNAVDIESRTVDVHIRRLREKLGSECPRIVTVKGVGYRFESGTV, encoded by the coding sequence ATGGCTGCCACGGTATTAGTCGTCGATGATGAGAAGGATCTGGTGGAGTTGGTCAAGTATCACTTGGAAAAGGAAGGGCTCAAGTGCTTGGAAGCCCGTGATGGGGAAACGGCCTTGCAGATGGCAAGGGAACGTACTCCGGATCTTATGGTCTTGGATCTGATGTTGCCGGGGGTGGATGGTTTAGAGGTCTGCCGGAAGTTGAGGAAAGACCCGAAAACGTCTTCGATCGCCATTATTATGCTGACGGCGAAGGCCGAAGAAGTAGATCGGATTGTCGGGTTGGAAATGGGGGCGGACGACTACATGGTAAAGCCCTTTAGCCCGAGGGAACTCCTCGCCAGAGTGAAAGCGGTGTTGCGGCGGGGACAGGGGCAGGACATGCCGGCGCTCAAACGGATTGGAACGCTCGAGGTCGATGAAGGCAAGCACCAGGTGACGGTGGACGGAACCGTGGTGGAGTTAACCGTCAAGGAATTCGATCTGCTCTGTGCGTTGATGCGGGCGAATGGCCGGGTCCTGAACCGGGAGCAAATATTGGAAACGGTATGGGGCTATTCCAATGCCGTGGATATAGAATCGCGAACGGTGGATGTGCACATTCGACGGCTCCGGGAAAAGTTAGGAAGCGAATGCCCACGCATTGTCACGGTCAAAGGTGTGGGCTATCGCTTTGAGTCAGGGACGGTCTAA
- a CDS encoding ATP-binding protein, producing the protein MRNPSLILVGWMVASMIGVGVSVAWAWPFWVVVSLGVGLVGVAVLLTRNIWDQTRENHEDVMTGVRQLEQLSGIDEARTSRVLEPEAFGGHIQRLVENVKKRMTGLEEERTKIIAIMENLVEGVVAFDPKGKVLFTNSSAHRILGLDAQAIQGRSLWEIIRNQELAGLVEGCQELAWHERRQAEVELHPPVSMVLEVYALPFPFSNQKKGSVLVLHDVTQLRRLEQVRTEFVENVSHELRTPLTAIVGYLETLVDEPSLETPNNRKFVQVAHQHAVRLSRLVEDLRSLSEIESGKVVLRCESVPLCEVAQDVSEMFQHQLSKKNLQISNKIGVALSAWVDRDRLIQILVNLVDNAIKYTSDGGTITFQSIPLGDERISLQIKDTGQGIPSTDLPRITERFYRVDRARSREEGGTGLGLSIVKHLLQLLDGKLRIQSELGKGTTVEVILPIASPTSSSRSL; encoded by the coding sequence ATGCGTAATCCTTCGCTCATTCTTGTTGGTTGGATGGTGGCCTCCATGATCGGTGTGGGTGTGTCGGTTGCCTGGGCATGGCCATTCTGGGTGGTGGTTTCGTTGGGGGTTGGTCTGGTTGGCGTGGCGGTGTTGCTGACCCGGAACATATGGGATCAGACGAGAGAAAACCATGAAGATGTCATGACAGGCGTTCGTCAACTTGAACAGCTCAGCGGGATTGATGAGGCGAGGACTTCCCGTGTGTTGGAACCCGAGGCCTTTGGAGGCCATATCCAGCGCCTGGTGGAAAACGTGAAGAAACGTATGACCGGCCTCGAGGAAGAACGCACGAAAATTATTGCCATCATGGAAAATCTGGTGGAAGGGGTGGTGGCGTTTGATCCAAAGGGAAAGGTGTTATTCACCAATTCCAGCGCCCATCGAATATTGGGATTGGACGCTCAGGCGATTCAAGGACGATCGCTGTGGGAAATCATCAGAAATCAAGAACTGGCAGGTCTGGTTGAAGGTTGTCAGGAATTGGCGTGGCATGAACGACGACAGGCAGAGGTAGAATTGCATCCTCCCGTCTCCATGGTGTTAGAGGTCTATGCGCTCCCTTTTCCCTTTTCCAACCAGAAAAAGGGGAGCGTGCTGGTGTTACACGACGTCACCCAACTGCGTCGTTTGGAACAGGTACGGACGGAGTTTGTTGAGAACGTGTCCCATGAACTGCGAACTCCGCTGACGGCCATTGTCGGATATTTGGAAACGCTTGTGGATGAACCGTCATTGGAAACCCCAAACAATCGGAAATTTGTACAGGTTGCCCACCAACATGCCGTACGGCTCAGTCGGTTAGTAGAAGACTTACGCAGCCTCTCGGAAATTGAATCGGGAAAAGTCGTATTGCGTTGTGAATCGGTGCCGCTGTGTGAAGTGGCACAGGATGTCTCTGAGATGTTTCAGCATCAACTGTCGAAAAAAAATCTGCAGATCTCCAATAAAATCGGAGTCGCCCTTAGTGCCTGGGTTGATAGAGATCGGTTGATTCAGATTCTGGTAAATCTCGTGGATAATGCCATTAAATATACGTCTGACGGAGGCACCATAACGTTTCAATCCATACCTTTGGGAGATGAGCGAATCTCATTGCAGATTAAAGATACAGGCCAGGGCATTCCTTCCACGGATCTTCCGAGGATTACCGAGCGATTTTATCGGGTGGATCGAGCGAGGTCCCGTGAAGAAGGCGGGACGGGCCTTGGGCTCTCCATTGTCAAGCATCTGCTTCAACTGCTCGATGGCAAACTTCGCATACAGAGTGAATTGGGTAAAGGCACCACCGTGGAGGTGATCCTGCCAATAGCCAGCCCCACTTCCTCAAGTCGATCTTTGTGA
- a CDS encoding PstS family phosphate ABC transporter substrate-binding protein: MKHSQKRKQMWLLGLVIGLFMGWTWTAMPGASTVWAKDGMEDPNWMNYARVSGVSGTLNSIGSDTLNNLMTLWAEGFRRQYPNVKIQIEGKGSSTAPPALIEGTAQLGPMSRKMKGKEIDAFESKFGYKPTAFPVAIDALAVYVNKDNPIQGMTIEQVDAVFSTTRQHGYKESLSSWGQLGLTGMFANMPISIYGRNSASGTYGFFKEVVLENGDYKDEVKEQPGSASVVQGVTEDQAGIGYSGIGYRTSSVHALPLSMKTGQPFVEPTYENAIKGKYPLSRYLFVYVNKAPNQPLSPIVREFLKYVYSREGQKVVIKDGYFPIPEKIIGKQSEHLK, translated from the coding sequence ATGAAACACAGTCAGAAACGAAAGCAAATGTGGTTGTTGGGCTTGGTGATAGGGCTGTTCATGGGCTGGACCTGGACCGCGATGCCTGGGGCCTCCACTGTTTGGGCCAAAGATGGGATGGAAGATCCCAATTGGATGAATTATGCCAGGGTGAGTGGCGTATCCGGAACCCTCAATAGCATTGGCTCGGATACCCTGAATAATCTTATGACGCTATGGGCTGAAGGATTCCGGAGGCAATACCCGAATGTCAAAATTCAAATTGAGGGAAAAGGATCAAGTACCGCTCCCCCTGCTCTCATTGAAGGAACAGCTCAATTGGGGCCGATGTCTCGTAAAATGAAGGGGAAAGAAATCGATGCTTTTGAGTCAAAGTTCGGTTATAAACCTACCGCCTTTCCGGTTGCGATAGATGCGTTGGCGGTCTATGTCAATAAGGATAATCCCATTCAAGGGATGACGATTGAGCAAGTCGACGCGGTATTTTCCACGACCCGGCAGCACGGATATAAGGAAAGCCTCTCCAGTTGGGGACAATTGGGATTAACCGGAATGTTCGCCAATATGCCGATTAGTATCTATGGCCGGAATTCGGCGTCGGGGACCTATGGGTTTTTCAAAGAAGTGGTGCTGGAAAACGGTGATTATAAAGATGAAGTGAAGGAACAGCCCGGTTCGGCTTCTGTCGTGCAAGGAGTGACTGAAGATCAGGCAGGGATCGGATATAGCGGTATTGGATATCGAACCTCGAGTGTCCATGCGCTTCCTCTTTCCATGAAAACAGGGCAACCCTTTGTGGAGCCCACGTACGAAAATGCCATCAAGGGGAAGTACCCCTTGTCACGGTATTTGTTTGTGTATGTGAACAAAGCTCCCAATCAACCGTTGTCGCCGATTGTTCGAGAATTTTTGAAATATGTGTATAGCCGTGAAGGACAGAAGGTCGTCATTAAAGATGGCTATTTCCCCATCCCGGAAAAGATTATTGGGAAACAGTCAGAGCACCTCAAGTAG